The proteins below come from a single Streptomyces sp. M92 genomic window:
- a CDS encoding N-acetyltransferase has protein sequence MELRVSSLAERPEMLDRLREMADSWPAFAVEDLSGNAHYPRIAVELPQYVQFAEDEYGEVVAHGHSVPFALHTEGRGALPARGWAEVLVWAFGDLRRGVCPDTVGAVSVTVAPHAQGRGLSGRMLAAMRDNARTRGFREVVAPVRPSAKHLEPRAPIEEYARRLRPDGLPHDPWLRVHARAGAVVDSVAPASMTVSGSLQQWRDWTGLPFDTAGDVEVPGALVPVRCEPERGYAVYVEPNVWMRHPL, from the coding sequence ATGGAGCTGAGGGTTTCGAGCCTCGCCGAGCGCCCGGAGATGCTGGACCGGCTCCGGGAGATGGCCGACAGCTGGCCCGCGTTCGCCGTCGAGGACCTCTCGGGCAACGCCCACTATCCGCGCATCGCCGTCGAGTTGCCTCAGTACGTGCAGTTCGCCGAGGACGAGTACGGCGAGGTCGTCGCCCACGGACACAGCGTGCCGTTCGCCCTGCACACCGAGGGGCGCGGCGCGCTGCCCGCCCGCGGCTGGGCCGAGGTGCTCGTCTGGGCCTTCGGCGACCTGCGCCGCGGGGTGTGCCCCGACACCGTCGGCGCCGTCTCCGTCACCGTCGCCCCGCACGCGCAGGGACGCGGTCTGTCCGGCAGGATGCTCGCCGCGATGCGCGACAACGCCCGCACCCGCGGCTTCCGCGAGGTCGTCGCCCCCGTCCGGCCCAGCGCCAAGCACCTCGAACCCCGCGCGCCCATCGAGGAGTACGCCCGCCGCCTGCGCCCGGACGGCCTGCCCCACGACCCCTGGCTGCGCGTCCACGCGCGGGCCGGCGCCGTCGTCGACTCCGTGGCCCCGGCCTCCATGACCGTCTCCGGCTCACTGCAACAGTGGCGGGACTGGACGGGCCTGCCCTTCGACACCGCCGGGGACGTCGAGGTCCCCGGCGCCCTGGTGCCGGTGCGCTGCGAACCGGAGCGCGGCTACGCGGTGTACGTGGAGCCCAACGTGTGGATGCGGCACCCGCTGTGA
- a CDS encoding HNH endonuclease family protein produces MGRQSRIRNGWAAGAALALALVTGCEGVDGGGPTPSEENAGAPAAGRAVSPLRNPDGTGPGLAPVTGDTDRATARELIDGLKTKGRGPRTGYDRDEFGYAWMDTADGVPYARNGCDTRNDLLRRDGQDLRFRSGSDCVVVAMTLDDPYTGTTIEWRKQEASEVQIDHVVPLSYSWQMGSSRWSESKREQLANDPLNLIPVQGRANSAKSDSGPASWLPPDKSVRCAYAVRFAQVAAKYELAVTAPDKRMMSRQCGG; encoded by the coding sequence ATGGGGCGGCAGAGCAGGATCCGTAACGGCTGGGCCGCGGGCGCGGCCCTGGCACTGGCGCTGGTCACCGGGTGCGAGGGCGTCGACGGTGGTGGGCCCACGCCGTCGGAGGAGAACGCCGGGGCACCGGCCGCGGGCCGGGCCGTCAGCCCGCTGCGCAACCCGGACGGCACCGGACCCGGCCTGGCCCCCGTCACGGGCGACACCGACCGGGCCACCGCCCGCGAGCTCATCGACGGCCTCAAGACCAAGGGACGCGGGCCCAGGACGGGGTACGACCGCGACGAGTTCGGCTACGCCTGGATGGACACGGCCGACGGCGTACCGTACGCCCGCAACGGCTGCGACACCCGCAACGACCTGCTCCGGCGCGACGGGCAGGACCTGCGCTTCCGTTCCGGGTCGGACTGCGTGGTCGTCGCCATGACGCTTGACGACCCGTACACCGGCACCACCATCGAGTGGCGCAAGCAGGAGGCGAGCGAGGTCCAGATCGACCACGTCGTGCCGCTGTCGTACAGCTGGCAGATGGGTTCCTCGCGGTGGTCCGAGAGCAAGCGCGAGCAACTGGCGAACGACCCGCTCAACCTCATCCCGGTGCAGGGCCGGGCCAACTCCGCCAAGAGCGATTCCGGACCGGCCTCCTGGCTGCCGCCCGACAAGTCCGTCCGCTGCGCCTACGCGGTCCGCTTCGCGCAGGTCGCCGCCAAGTACGAGTTGGCGGTCACGGCACCGGACAAGCGGATGATGTCCCGCCAGTGCGGCGGCTGA
- a CDS encoding antitoxin, translating into MGILDKMKSMAGKDKDRSRKISDAAERQVNQRTGGKYEKHVDTAQQQAEDRLGFGREGGGNRPDQR; encoded by the coding sequence ATGGGCATCCTCGACAAGATGAAGAGCATGGCCGGCAAGGACAAGGACCGGTCCAGGAAGATCTCCGACGCCGCCGAACGCCAGGTCAACCAGCGGACCGGCGGCAAGTACGAGAAGCACGTCGACACCGCGCAGCAGCAGGCCGAGGACAGGCTCGGCTTCGGGCGTGAGGGTGGAGGCAACCGGCCGGATCAGCGGTAA